Within Populus trichocarpa isolate Nisqually-1 chromosome 6, P.trichocarpa_v4.1, whole genome shotgun sequence, the genomic segment CATCTATAACattctatatattttgtatttctaaCAGATCACAAATTatctcatattattatttttattattttgaaaatattgatatttttttatgaaaaaagatgtctttgatgtttatattaatttcttatttacaCGTCTTTCCTAATGTATATAATTTAGCATGCATAACATATATTGATGAATAATTCTAAGGGcatgtaaattaattatatgttatctgtatataaaaaaatccaacataaaaccatttttttataactaagaAAACGGTCAGAAACGCGATTATCTTTGATGAACACACCCTAAACTCAAAATTCTTAGCAGTATTGCTTGTAAGTTTCTATCTTCATTCTCCTGAGATTCTCTAAATAGCTGTTGATTTGCTTATTTTCACTCTAGTATTTCAGACAATACACGAGTAAGTCTACGATGGTTAATCTCAGCAGAAATACAAAGAGTGATTATCCTTTGAATCTATGGTTTTTCCCTATTCACTGCTCAGTTATTCTCAAGATGACAAGGGAAACAGAATACATGCAGTGACAATGGCATCCAGACAACTTATTGCTATCTGATTATACTAACTAGATTTATCAAGGTGACTTGCTCACTGGTACTCTCCGCGAGTGCACGAGTTGGACCTGGGAGGAACCCTTGGAGCTGGAGCAGTGTCAGAAGCACAAATGTGAGACGTTGCAAGATTATAGAGGAGGTTTTGAAGAACTGATAGCACATTGCATGGAGAAGTAACCTCTCCAGCCAGTTACTTAAGAGAAGCCTGAGCATCCACTACAACCTCATCTCACAAATTCCTTGTTGTCTTCAGAAATAATAGTCATAGATTAGGGCGAGTCCAGTAGTGGAGTAATACTCTAATTTTCAAAAAGACTAAGAAACAGATGACAGAGAGCgtctaatttcttttctttccctctaGTGTTTTTGTCAATCAACAGAACAACCTTAAACAAGTCACCTGGAACGATTGTCAGCTTCAAGTATTATAATGTTATCGGCTAGGTTAACGCGCAGAATTCAGGACAAGGGAGATTGTTCGTTATTTCAAGATGTGTCCAGTACTCCAGTATTGCAGTTCCTAATGGGTTTGGCTTAATTATAAGATCTGCCTACCCTGCTAATAACCATCAGAAGACAGGCCTATAGCTTTAAAACACCAGTACAAAAGTTGAGAATGCTGAAGAAGCCAGTTCTATGATGTGCACAGCAAAAGCAATGAACTGAATACAGGAAGCATTTGACAAATGCAGGCAACGTGCATTAGCATGAAATGCTAAGatttacaacaacaacaaccaagcCTGGGTCCCAAACCAGTTGGGGTCAGCTACGTGGATCCTTTTGCACCATTCCACATGATCACACGCACGCAAAGCTAAGATTTCTGACAAAAAATTTACCAGTGAAGTTTTgatgctgcatctgcattaccATGAGTTGTCTGAACCATCATAATGTTCTTTGGCTTCAGTCATTGACCATGCCTTGCTTCTAATCATTTCTTCCACTGGGGTATCCTCTGAACCACAACCTGATACAACCACAGGAATAGCACTCCATTAAATCtatcaaattcaaaatcttaCCAAACTATGTTGTCCTCAAGGCCAAACATTCCTATTATACCATCTGAAAGAAAAATCGGGCGTCTTAACACGGGAGATTTTACAATACCTTTGAAGCCATTACAAAAGGCATAGAATTTTCCAAGATGGTGACAGAAGGTTTGTGTATAGTCACAGAATGATAGTGCAATATTTCTGAATATTTTATAAGGTGGATGCagtcaaaacaaatttctaaaaaCTGACAGAATAATATTGCAACATCACAGAAAGTTTCGGATCACAAAAATGCGAGAAAGGCATTATAATTACACAGCCTTGCAAGGCATTGTAGAAGGCACCGTCTTTAAATTGTTCTTTCTGTAGCTCTCAGAGCATCAtgtgctaaatttttttataagacagGTGTTTTGGGAACTCCAATGTCAGGAGTAGTCATATCTGATAAATGTCATTACCTTGCCAGAGTTTTCTTTGTTTCCAACAATTGTTTGACAAGCGAGCCTCCAGGATTCAGGATTCTGCACAATCAGAGAGTCAAAGGATGAACTCTACAAGGAGTATATTgccaccaaaaaaaggaaaaatggtAAGATGAAGATAACCATTTTATACTGATAAGAACAGTTAATGAAAGTGCGGCTCTTGAAGGAAGGAGTTGGTGAGGGTATCGCATTCAAATCAAGCAGGTTTGACAGCACGATAGTTCACAAAGTGCAAGGTTTTAATTTCATCGGTGCATCAGAGGGGGGCAGAGGGATTACCTTCTTCAGATACCGGAGTTCGGTATTTGTTCTTTCATTCAAAAGATCGTTTCCATCAAGAATCTGCATGAGAAGGACATTGGAGGATGCACACAAGTTGAGGACATGAATAAAAACAAGCAACAATTCAAGTTCCAGTGATGGACATGGATTTCAGGAGGCAACATAGAAAATCAAGGTCGAAGCAGAAAATTTTGGTCTCAAATGGTTTGGCCAACAAAGGAACTGCATGCACAACAGTCCAGATACCATCATTCAAGAATCGAAGTGCTTGGCAATGGTATTGTTACCAGATGTTCGCAATTATTGGCTTAATGAAGAGATTGATACAAGCTGCGAgataattgttaaaaaagaatACCTCCACAATGCAAGTTCCACAGCTTCCACCACCTCCACAGTTCATCACTTTCCCCTGTTGGAATCTCAAAATAACAATTACACGCACCAAATTAAGAGCTAAAATTTAACCATAACTACTTGAAACACaatttggaagagaaaaaaaatgtatagatGCCAATTCATATACCTAATTTAGTGGTTAAAGcttaaatatatatgatatgatGATATGCAttgtcaaatttatttaaacCATAGAATGCATGCCTGTAATGATTCTAGGAGGTTGAAAACCACAAACTTACATAGGTAGCGTAGAGCTCAATCTTGTTATCCGACATGATGTTCCTCAACAACTTCTCTCCACTAATCGCTTTCGCTCTCTCCACCGGATACTTCCCATCAGCTTCCGGCTTCGGCTGCAATAAAGCAAATATCAAAACCAAAAGATAATCGCTAAACATTTAAAGACTATCAATGCTAGGAGTTCTCGAGCACTGATAGTCGTACCCCAATAAACTCGAGCTCAATTTCAGGCTTTTGATCAGTAACACTCCCTGAAGACTC encodes:
- the LOC7495743 gene encoding photosynthetic NDH subunit of subcomplex B 3, chloroplastic, with the translated sequence MATINFGGISLMMPELSHANGKGYGNCVSVKVVPRKRLVSVSASASAKSMESSGSVTDQKPEIELEFIGPKPEADGKYPVERAKAISGEKLLRNIMSDNKIELYATYGKVMNCGGGGSCGTCIVEILDGNDLLNERTNTELRYLKKNPESWRLACQTIVGNKENSGKVVVQRIPQWKK